ATCCGATCCCGCAGCAATCATGGCTCTGGTGCTGACGCCGGCGCGTCTGGAATTGCGTAAACGGGACGAACCCCGCCTAGGGGCGGTCTATGTTGATTTCGTCTCGGGCACGCTGGCACATCGTCGCCGTTTCGGCGGCGGACGCGGTGAAGCGGTCGCCAAGGCGGTCGGCATTAAAAAGGATTACCTGCCCGATGTGGTCGATGCCACCGCCGGGCTGGGGCGCGATGCTTTTGTGCTGGCTTCATTAGGGTGCCGGGTACGAATGCTGGAGAGGAACCCCGTGGTGGCGGCGCTGCTGGATGACGGCTTGCAACGCGGTTATCAGGATGAGGAGATCGGCCGGTGGCTGCGCGAGCGGCTGACGCTGCTGCACGCTTCCAGCCTGCACGCATTACGCGACATCACGCCGCCCCCGGACGTTGTCTATCTCGACCCGATGTTTCCACATCGGCAAAAAAGCGCGCTGGTGAAAAAAGAGATGCGGGTGTTTCAATCGTTGGTGGGAGCGGATGATGACGCCGATGCTTTGCTGGCTCCCGCTCGGCGGCTGGCCAAAAAACGCGTGGTGGTAAAACGGCCGGACTATGCGCCGCCGCTGGCAGGCATTCCCGCGCAATCGATGCTTGCAACCAAAAGTCACCGCTTCGATTTTTATCTGCCGCAGGCACAACAATAATACCAATCCTCGCTTGTGCGAGGATTGGTCGCTATGGCATGACACCCCGCCTTAAACCTATCAGCCGGCAGCCGGCAGCCGTTTGCCGCCCTTTATTCTTCTTCTGCTTCGTCGTCATCCCGCAACGGCACAATCAACATATCGATATGTACCGTGTTAATCAATTGACGTGCGGAAGACATGAGTTTACTCCAGAAATCCTGATGATGACCGCACAGCACCAAATCCATATCGTACTTCTTGATGGCATCAACCAGAATTTGCCCCAAATCGCCGCTACCGCTCAGTGTCTGAGTAATGGGATAACCGGCATTCTGGGAAAGCTCAAGCAGCGCATGCTGGGTTTCCTCAGAGATCCGTTGCTGCATATCACCCAAATTGACGTCGATAAGCCCAGTGTAAAGATCAGAGTAATTCACATCGACGTGAATTAAAGACACTTTCGCGTTATACGGTCTGGCCATGGAGACCGCTTTTTCCACTAACACTTTGCTTTCCGGAGAAAGGTCAACAGCAACAAGGATATGTTTGTAAGCCATAATAAGACTCCTTCCGTAAAGGCTAACATTGGTTAAGCAGATTTTCTGCTGCCAATCTGATATTTAATAGCGATTTATATGATAGCACTTTGCTGCCTCACGGTATGTTTAGCAGATCACAACGCCATGCTTTAGCAAATACCGTACAAGATTACCCAGTAATGGAAAGCTAACATCTTGATTCTTCCATTAAAGACCTATTTTAAATCCTGTCAATATTATGCGCTAGTTTAGTAGAAAGCGCTTCTCTTTGCGCTGAAAGCACATAGTTTGTGCTTCCCTTCCC
This window of the Brenneria goodwinii genome carries:
- the uspA gene encoding universal stress protein UspA yields the protein MAYKHILVAVDLSPESKVLVEKAVSMARPYNAKVSLIHVDVNYSDLYTGLIDVNLGDMQQRISEETQHALLELSQNAGYPITQTLSGSGDLGQILVDAIKKYDMDLVLCGHHQDFWSKLMSSARQLINTVHIDMLIVPLRDDDEAEEE
- the rsmJ gene encoding 16S rRNA (guanine(1516)-N(2))-methyltransferase RsmJ, whose protein sequence is MSICLIAEEGANNGALTALAERWGLISDPAAIMALVLTPARLELRKRDEPRLGAVYVDFVSGTLAHRRRFGGGRGEAVAKAVGIKKDYLPDVVDATAGLGRDAFVLASLGCRVRMLERNPVVAALLDDGLQRGYQDEEIGRWLRERLTLLHASSLHALRDITPPPDVVYLDPMFPHRQKSALVKKEMRVFQSLVGADDDADALLAPARRLAKKRVVVKRPDYAPPLAGIPAQSMLATKSHRFDFYLPQAQQ